Part of the Candidatus Tanganyikabacteria bacterium genome, AGGCCGGCACCCGGCAGGGCGTAGTTGTCCTTGAGCATGTCGTCGTAGACGAACAACCCGGCGAACCCGGTCAGGCTGAAGGGGCTGAAACTGGCGAAGGTGATGCCGTTCCAGTCGAGTTCGCTGGTGAAGGCGATCAGGCGCGGGCCCGGCGTGATGGGCACGAGCGGCATGGGCGGGATTTCCGGCGCGAGGGGAAGCGCCACGGTTGGCGGCGCGACCGGCGCGACGATCGGGCCAGGCTGCGCCTGCGGCACCGTCTCCGACGGCGTCGCCACGTGACTTGGCTTGTTGAGGGACGGCCCCGCGGGCTGCGGCGCGACCCGCGACCCGTCCGGGCCCGTGTAGATCGGCTGCGTCACGGGGGTCGGGGCGCGCCCGCAGGCCGCCAGAGCCAGGACGCCTGCCGCGACCGAAACGGCGCGGCGGCGCAGGGTTGTCCTCCGACTCATCCTCTCACCTCACCTACCTGAAGCACATGGGTAGGGGTACGTGGTCGGGCAGTAGACCCTGGGTGCGCTTGGCGCAAAGATCACGATGGCACGATCCGGGAGGCGACCGTTGGTCCAGAGTGCCGAACCGACGGTTGCCCAGATGACCAGACGCCCGGCCGGCCGGTACCCCCGGATGGTCACCTGACGCACGTTTCCGACCCTGGACGAGGCGATTCGTCGATCTTGCACGAACCTGCAACGGCCGCCTGGGCGTGCAAGCGCCGTCGCCGCCCCCGCGGCCGGGTCGAACCCTCGATCCGCCGATGCCCGCCCCTGGTGGCTTCCAGGGCGATCGACGGGGCGTTGTGCGAGGGCTTGCCGTCGCCTAGCATCGCCAGCAACGGGGGGACCCCGTCAGGTAGGTGAGCCAGGAGGTGCGAGATGCGTAACAAGAGCGCGATCGGTATTTTGCTCGCCGGCACGGTGCTCGGCTGCACCGCCCAGCCGCCCGGCGGGCCAGCGGACCGTACGCCGCCAGGCGGCGAGGCGGCCTTGACCGGCCCGGCAACGGGAAAGGGCCTCGCGCCGAGCGATCTGCGCGGCCGAACGGTCGGGGCGCCAGGCCTCTCCGCACCGGGGGGCCCGGGGACCGCAGGCGGAGGGATTCCGCAGGTGTTGCAGCCGGAGGCGGCCCCGGCGGCGGATCCGCCGCTTCCACCGGAAGCCCTCCAGTACCGCGCTCCCGTCTACTCGGTCGCCGACGTCTTGAAGCAGAGTGATCTGGGCCCGTTGCCCGAGGAGGCCGCGCCGCCGACCGATCTGATCAAGCGCATCCTGCCGTCCAAGCTGAGCCAGGCCCAGGCCCGGCAGTTGCTGCTGCAGGTGCCGCGGGACATGGTGCGCCTGGAGGCCCTCGACGACGCCGGGAGCGGCCGTATCGGGGCCAGCAGCGCGGGGGGGAGCTACTACCTCGATGACGATCGCTGGAGCCGGGAGGGCGGCTCGCGCGGCTCCGCGTCGGCGGGGGCGCGAGGCGGGGCCTGGTCCGGTGGGGGCGAGCGTGGGTCCGGCGGCGGCGACCGGTGGTCGAAGGGCGGCGATCGCGGGTCGAACGGCGGCGACCGGTGGTCGAAGGGTGGCGATCGCGGGTCGAACGCCGGCGACCGCTGGTCGAAGGGTGGCGATCGGTGGTCCGAAGGGGACAAGCGCAAGGGCAAGCGGAACTCCCGCTGGTCGCGCTTCGGGCATGACGACCGCGATCTCTTCGTCGCCTCCAGCTTCGGGTGGGCCGACTTCGCGTTCGGCGGCGCCTTCTTCTTCTTCCCGGCCACCATCTTCTCGGCGCTGCACTTCTTCCCGTACACGTACGCCGCCGGCTACTTCTATCCCGCGTTCTGCCCGTTCTACTTCAGCGCGGCGTTCTTCACGCCGTACTGCCAGGCACCTGTGGTTTTCTTCGGAACTTTCGGCCTGGTGAGCGGCTGCCCGACCTGCCCGATCTCGGGCCGGCCGCTGCTGTGGCTCCCCGGAGAGGTGCCGGTTCTCTAGCTTACCGACCAGGCCGGCCGCATGGCACTGGCCTCACCTACCTGGCGCCCGGCCGCGCTTGCGGCCGGGCGTCAAAATGGCGTGAGTGCTGCGTCTCGTGCTAGGATAGGTCGCTTTTTACGTCTTTCGTCTGGGAGATCTTCGCGTGAGAGTCGTCGTTTGCGTCAAGCACGTCCCCGATACCAACGAGCCCAAGCGGCTGGAGGCCGATCTCACCCTGGCTCGTACCGGCATCCAGAGCGTCATCAACCCGATGGACGAATACGCTCTGGAGGTCGCCCTGAAGTGGAAGGATGCCGATCCGTCGCTGGAGATAGTCATCCTCACCATGGGCCCTGACGATGCCAGGGGCACCATCAAGAAATGCCTCGCCAAGGGCGCCGATCGGGCGGTCCTGGTGACCGACCCGGCCCTCGAGGGGTCGGACGCCCTCGGTACGGCACGGGTACTGGCAGCCGCCATCCGCAAGATCGGCGACGCGGACGTCGTGATGGCGGGCATCCGCTCGTCCGACGGCGAGTGCTACCTCGTCGCGCCGATGGTCGCGGAATTGCTCGACCTGCCGCAGATCACCTTCTGCAAGGACGGACAGCTGGATCAGGCTGCCCGGACCGTGCAGATGCAGCGCGAGGCCGAAGGCGCCATCGAGGTGATGCGGGCGCAGTTGCCGGCCCTGGTAGCCGTCACGAAGGCGCTCTACGAGCCCCGACTGGCTTCGTTCAAGGGCATCACGGCCGCCGCCAAGAAGGAGCTGCTTGCCTGGAGCCTGGCAGATCTCGGCGTTCCCGCCGACCAGGTCGGCCTCGCCGGCGCCACCGTGAGAGTGCAGGCATTCAAGGAGCCCCCGGCCCGGCCGCAGAGCCAGGTCCTCACCGGCCCGGCGCCCGAGCTGGCGAGCAAGCTGGTGAGTTTCCTGCACGAGGCCAAGCTGGTCTAGCGCGCAAGAGATCGGAGAAGCAAGATATGAGCGGTATTTGGACGGTTGCCGAAATCGCCGATGGCGAGATCAAGGGCATCAGCTTCGAGCTCCTGGGCGCCGCGCGCCAGATCGCCGACGCCACGGGCGAGAAGGTCGGCGTCGTGCTCGTCGGCCACGACGTGGCCAACCTGGCGGGCACCCTCTTCGCCTTCGGCGCCGATCAGGTCGGGGTGGCCGACCACCCGGGCCTCGCCGCGTTCAGTCCCGAGGCCCATACGAAGGTCGTCGCGGCATTCGCGGCCCAGCAGCAACCCAATGTGCTGTTGATCGGCCACTCCCCTCAGGGCCGGGAAATTGCCGGCCGCGTGTGCGCCCGGCTCGGCGTCTCGGCGGTCGCCGACTGCACGGCGCTAGCCAGCGACGGCGGCAAACTGGTCTGCACGCGCCTCATCTTTGGCGGCTCCATGGTCACGACCTCGGTGGCCACTGGTTCGCCCGCCATTGCCACCGTGCGGCCCAAAGCCTTCGCCAAGCCGGCGGAGCAGGCCGGCCGCCAGGGCGAGAAGCTCGTCCTCGACGTCGATCCGGCCTGGACCGCCAGCCGGACCGAACTCGTGGACGTCAAGCGGGAGCAGGTCACGACCATCTCGCTGGGCGACGCCGAGATCGTGGTGGCCGGAGGGCGCGGCGTGGGCGCGGCAGAGAAGTTCGAAGTCGTCGAGCGGCTCGGCGCCGAGCTCGGGGCGGCCATCGGGGCTTCGCGGGCGGTCGTGGACGCCGGCTGGCGGCCCCATAAGGAGCAGATCGGCCAGACGGGCAAGACCGTGGCTCCCAAGCTCTACATCGCCGCCGGGATTTCGGGCGCCATCCAGCACCTGGTCGGTATGCGCACCTCCGACACCATCATCGCGATCAACACCGATTCCGAGGCCCCGATCATGAAGGTCGCCAACCTGGCGCTGGTCGGGGATCTATTCGAGATCATCCCGGCGTTCATCGAGGAGCTTCGCAAGCTCAAGACGGGCGCGACCGTGTAGACCCGTTTCGGTTGACCTGAATGCCAGACGCGCCCACAGCCCGCAGGTCGCAGCGTACTGAAGCGTACGTGAGACCTGCGGGCGCGGACGGAAGCGGCAGTCAGGTCAAGATGGAACGGGTCTAGAGCGGCCCCCCAGGCCTCCATGTTCGACAGGCAGGCGCTCGCCGAGGGGCGGGAAGCGCTTGCGGCCGGCGACCGCGCGACCGCCGAGAAGTGCTTCCTGGAGGTCGGGCCTTACGCTCCCGAGAGAGGTCCGGCGATGGCCGAACTCGGGCGCCTCTACCTCGAGGACGGCCGGTGCGAGGAGGCGGTCGCATGCCTGCTCGAGGCTGCCAACCACCTGCGGGAGTCCCGGGTCTTCAAGGATCTGGGCGATTGCCTGATCGTCCTGGGTCGGCAGGCCGAAGCCGAGGAAGCATTGCGCGAAGCGCTCCAGTACGGGCCGAACGACCCCGAGACCTGGGCGATGCTCGGGCGCACCCTCGTGGCGCAGGAACGCGAAAGTGAAGGCGTGATCGCCTTCGAACGGGCAGTCGCGCTGGACGGGACGTTCATCGCCGGCCGCTACTTCCTGGCGGACGCCTTGATCCGCACCGGCGATCCCGTGCGCGCCACGGGACAACTGCACCTTCTCCAGAGCGTGGACCCCGACAACGTGGCCGCCGCGGTCCTCAAGGGCGATCTCGCATTCGATCGCACGGAGTACCGCCAGGCTGCCGCCGAATACGCCCGCGCCGCGGCCCGCGGCGGCTTGCCGGCGCGAGGC contains:
- a CDS encoding electron transfer flavoprotein subunit beta/FixA family protein, which gives rise to MRVVVCVKHVPDTNEPKRLEADLTLARTGIQSVINPMDEYALEVALKWKDADPSLEIVILTMGPDDARGTIKKCLAKGADRAVLVTDPALEGSDALGTARVLAAAIRKIGDADVVMAGIRSSDGECYLVAPMVAELLDLPQITFCKDGQLDQAARTVQMQREAEGAIEVMRAQLPALVAVTKALYEPRLASFKGITAAAKKELLAWSLADLGVPADQVGLAGATVRVQAFKEPPARPQSQVLTGPAPELASKLVSFLHEAKLV
- a CDS encoding electron transfer flavoprotein subunit alpha/FixB family protein, which gives rise to MSGIWTVAEIADGEIKGISFELLGAARQIADATGEKVGVVLVGHDVANLAGTLFAFGADQVGVADHPGLAAFSPEAHTKVVAAFAAQQQPNVLLIGHSPQGREIAGRVCARLGVSAVADCTALASDGGKLVCTRLIFGGSMVTTSVATGSPAIATVRPKAFAKPAEQAGRQGEKLVLDVDPAWTASRTELVDVKREQVTTISLGDAEIVVAGGRGVGAAEKFEVVERLGAELGAAIGASRAVVDAGWRPHKEQIGQTGKTVAPKLYIAAGISGAIQHLVGMRTSDTIIAINTDSEAPIMKVANLALVGDLFEIIPAFIEELRKLKTGATV
- a CDS encoding tetratricopeptide repeat protein, with amino-acid sequence MFDRQALAEGREALAAGDRATAEKCFLEVGPYAPERGPAMAELGRLYLEDGRCEEAVACLLEAANHLRESRVFKDLGDCLIVLGRQAEAEEALREALQYGPNDPETWAMLGRTLVAQERESEGVIAFERAVALDGTFIAGRYFLADALIRTGDPVRATGQLHLLQSVDPDNVAAAVLKGDLAFDRTEYRQAAAEYARAAARGGLPARGYERWARACEQLGDDHEAVRAWEQAASRDPHRPALWLAAARLCERHKLLRRARVYYQKALRDPGCAEEADAAIARIAEYYAHFDLSGQGGAVESDDDLESLDHLPKGAPPPKGPPPPPGRFGRGGA